From the Musa acuminata AAA Group cultivar baxijiao chromosome BXJ1-2, Cavendish_Baxijiao_AAA, whole genome shotgun sequence genome, one window contains:
- the LOC135601558 gene encoding uncharacterized protein LOC135601558 isoform X1: MEVAVKELNAEGKESALVTHGKHDGDECNHFTIRGYVAGVRKRDAKICWPLYMAGNESSDALSSMLPPLHVSKFKRWSCLNCLHTICASADVTGSANFTNVCNEDKKTNNSIFLFDLNAKRLFFSGPKQSFETVILEERPVSDCIIKVSHGEHSPVPYHGNKNNESKTDDAAKEGYHVFTYRNFRTEEKENHSCKSITAVAEGEEFQAGQSQKRNMTNKENKFKAALLFDDASPKVGAEPNGGMRIGLFDATIIFRGTDLAACENKDDEGITAKGNINIVPDGMTKESRKLVGVDLCIPEDDVLTTTAANLPNYDLMTLDQNNDEASYGNKNLSDGMYFSRNQKCVSSSSHRKVTQKRVLKLRLLEDIMKNEELHISKKIHTFKGSADTCEKSHKRSDEWKCEIHPEDYKKGNFFRQNCKVIPAKPINATEATHSKDEEISLMHWLKKVSKKIVTDDSQRKKNIVGKRYAEIKRIENKVVTSPSTHKKKDADPLSKGSRASKYSKSCTVEKKSKFTRLKPSAHCLKPQLENLISKDASVKHVPPENVYPQLRNIISEDILPPCLENLERSCEQKSKFNRRKRKAFQVKDRNPSQINCSKKQVIKKQRNMMPLEKKTVDDIPMDIVELLAKNQHERSMMNAEVSNMNKHELSMMNGELRHGIYSNVTGYCGSKFPQAIYQRQANDTVLCIPTAPHGNQNDVYGPEACKAIEFQKHALIDLNQQAADFLAIPQYDGYQPCTTHHSAVDSKKTSSFQISSWDRMRMQDSGLYQKNQGVSAQRSCGGPIHDMSSLSLNGRIFGVNKRNVDTCHNHGKMVPFDSFLDTTQKIVPRKTGYQEPVNLTSSNLPYGEGKSEQTKNGIALPGRSFLMERASRCHPGRAGPIDMHNKETVSALHLLRLVDQAAQSGTSWDINCTGITQDSRLNHNRQSSEMHGAEVGVKNRKTQEIPSATGYCAHDQTEGGFSSPCHPFPRIGALGSLLQNENMTLSYKPLAPLGSKAVCSAELPSFCIYDMDKIDAPSASSTKYRDNKNPPSVTTNTKQIVSADQVGINRKGDQVQPLSYDPMTITCVINRNPADFSQPDEDNIYMRGND; the protein is encoded by the exons ATGGAAGTAGCAGTAAAGGAGCTCAATGCTGAAGGAAAGGAATCTGCACTTGTAACTCATGGCAAGCACGATGGAGATGAGTGCAACCATTTTACCATCCG TGGTTATGTTGCTGGTGTTCGGAAGAGAGATGCAAAGATTTGCTGGCCATTATATATGGCCGGGAATGAAAGTTCAGATGCACTTTCAAGCATGCTGCCTCCGCTACATGTTTCTAAGTTCAAGCGATGGAGTTGCCTGAACTGTCTTCATACAATTTGCGCTTCTGCTGATGTAACAGGAAGTGCAAACTTTACAAATGTATGTAATGAAGATAAGAAGACAAACAACTCCATATTTCTTTTTGATCTCAATGCAAAAAGGTTGTTTTTTTCTGGTCCTAAACAGTCTTTTGAAACCGTCATACTTGAGGAGAGACCAGTTTCAGACTGTATTATCAAAGTCAGTCATGGTGAACATAGCCCAGTACCATATCACGGCAACAAAAATAATGAGTCCAAAACAGATGATGCGGCAAAAGAAG GATACCATGTATTCACATATAGAAATTTTAGaacggaagaaaaagaaaatcattcATGCAAGTCTATCACTGCTGTGGCTGAAGGTGAAGAATTTCAAGCAGGACAAAGCCAAAAAAGAAACATGACAAATAAGGAAAACAAGTTTAAGGCAGCTCTTCTTTTTGATGATGCTTCTCCCAAGGTTGGTGCCGAACCAAATGGAGGTATGAGGATTGGGCTTTTTGATGCAACTATAATTTTCAGAGGCACTGATCTTGCAGCATGTGAAAACAAAGATGATGAAGGGATTACTGCAAAAGGCAACATAAATATAGTGCCTGATGGCATGACCAAAGAAAGTAGAAAGTTAGTTGGGGTTGATCTCTGCATCCCAGAAGACGATGTTCTAACTACTACTGCTGCTAATCTCCCTAATTATGATTTGATGACATTAGACCAGAACAATGATGAAGCATCATATGGTAATAAGAATTTATCAGATGGCATGTATTTTAGCCGAAACCAGAAATGTGTGTCTAGCAGTTCACATAGAAAAGTGACCCAAAAAAGGGTTCTTAAGCTACGTTTGCTGGAGGACATTATGAAAAATGAAGAGTTACACATATCAAAAAAGATACATACTTTTAAAGGAAGTGCGGATACATGTGAAAAGAGCCACAAAAGATCAGATGAATGGAAATGTGAAATCCATCCTGAAGACTATAAAAAAGGCAATTTCTTCAGGCAGAATTGCAAAGTGATACCAGCGAAACCTATTAATGCTACAGAAGCTACTCACAGCAAagatgaggaaatttctctaatGCATTGGCTAAAGAAGGTTTCTAAGAAAATTGTCACTGATGATtctcaaagaaagaaaaacattGTTGGAAAAAGATATGCTGAAATCAAGCGCATAGAGAATAAGGTTGTTACATCTCCCAGTACACATAAAAAGAAGGATGCTGATCCTCTTTCAAAAGGTTCTAGAGCGAGTAAATATAGTAAAAGTTGTACTGTTGAGAAGAAAAGTAAGTTTACTCGACTAAAACCAAGTGCCCATTGCCTCAAGCCCCAACTGGAAAATTTGATATCTAAAGATGCATCGGTGAAACATGTACCTCCTGAAAATGTTTATCCTCAACTGAGAAACATAATTTCTGAAGATATTTTGCCCCCTTGTCTTGAAAATCTAGAGAGGAGTTGTGAGCAGAAGTCTAAATTCAATAGAAGGAAAAGGAAGGCGTTTCAAGTGAAGGACAGAAATCCTTCCCAAATAAACTGCTCAAAG AAACAAGTGataaagaaacaaagaaacaTGATGCCTCTTGAAAAGAAAACTGTGGATGACATTCCAATGGATATTGTTGAACTCCTAGCTAAAAACCAGCATGAAAGAAGTATGATGAATGCTGAGGTTTCTAACATGAACAAACATGAGTTGTCAATGATGAATGGAGAGTTGAGACATGGAATTTATTCAAATGTAACTGGATATTGTGGAAGCAAGTTTCCACAGGCAATATATCAGAGACAGGCCAATGATACAGTACTTTGTATTCCTACTGCTCCTCATGGTAACCAGAATGACGTGTATGGACCAGAAGCCTGCAAAGCTATCGAGTTCCAGAAACATGCCCTTATTGATCTGAACCAACAAGCTGCAGATTTTCTGGCAATTCCACAATATGATGGATACCAACCCTGTACAACTCACCATTCTGCTGTTGATTCTAAGAAAACCAGTTCTTTTCAAATTTCTTCTTGGGATAGAATGAGGATGCAAGATTCAGGATTATATCAAAAGAATCAGGGAGTTTCAGCTCAGAGATCATGTGGAGGACCTATCCATGATATGTCGTCACTATCGTTAAATGGCAGAATATTTGGAGTCAATAAAAGGAACGTTGATACTTGTCACAATCACGGGAAAATGGTTCCTTTTGATTCATTTCTTGATACAACTCAGAAGATCGTTCCTCGAAAGACTGGTTATCAGGAACCAGTGAATTTAACCAGCTCCAATCTCCCATATGGGGAAGGAAAATCCGAGCAAACAAAAAATGGAATAGCTCTACCAGGCAGATCATTTCTCATGGAACGTGCAAGTAGGTGCCATCCAGGAAGAGCAGGGCCGATAGATATGCATAACAAGGAAACAGTATCGGCGTTGCATTTGCTTAGGCTAGTTGATCAGGCAGCTCAGTCAGGTACATCATGGGATATTAATTGTACAGGAATTACCCAAGACTCCCGCTTAAATCATAATCGTCAATCCAGTGAGATGCATGGAGCAGAAGTTGGAGTTAAAAATAGAAAGACCCAGGAAATTCCATCCGCCACTGGATACTGTGCTCATGATCAAACTGAAGGTGGTTTCAGCAGCCCTTGCCATCCATTTCCTCGAATAGGTGCTCTTGGTTCTTTGCTGCAAAATGAAAACATGACTCTTTCATACAAGCCTCTGGCACCATTGGGTTCTAAAGCTGTGTGTTCTGCTGAACTGCCATCTTTCTGCATCTATGACATGGACAAAATAGATGCTCCTTCAGCCAGTAGTACAAAATACAGAGACAACAAAAACCCTCCATCTGTGACTACAAATACCAAGCAGATTGTTTCGGCTGATCAGGTTGGAATCAACAGAAAGGGTGACCAAGTCCAACCTTTGAGTTATGATCCCATGACTATAACCTGCGTTATCAATCGAAATCCTGCTGACTTCAGCCAACCTGATGAAGACAATATTTACATGCGAGGAAATGACTGA
- the LOC135601558 gene encoding uncharacterized protein LOC135601558 isoform X2, with product MEVAVKELNAEGKESALVTHGKHDGDECNHFTIRGYVAGVRKRDAKICWPLYMAGNESSDALSSMLPPLHVSKFKRWSCLNCLHTICASADVTGSANFTNSFETVILEERPVSDCIIKVSHGEHSPVPYHGNKNNESKTDDAAKEGYHVFTYRNFRTEEKENHSCKSITAVAEGEEFQAGQSQKRNMTNKENKFKAALLFDDASPKVGAEPNGGMRIGLFDATIIFRGTDLAACENKDDEGITAKGNINIVPDGMTKESRKLVGVDLCIPEDDVLTTTAANLPNYDLMTLDQNNDEASYGNKNLSDGMYFSRNQKCVSSSSHRKVTQKRVLKLRLLEDIMKNEELHISKKIHTFKGSADTCEKSHKRSDEWKCEIHPEDYKKGNFFRQNCKVIPAKPINATEATHSKDEEISLMHWLKKVSKKIVTDDSQRKKNIVGKRYAEIKRIENKVVTSPSTHKKKDADPLSKGSRASKYSKSCTVEKKSKFTRLKPSAHCLKPQLENLISKDASVKHVPPENVYPQLRNIISEDILPPCLENLERSCEQKSKFNRRKRKAFQVKDRNPSQINCSKKQVIKKQRNMMPLEKKTVDDIPMDIVELLAKNQHERSMMNAEVSNMNKHELSMMNGELRHGIYSNVTGYCGSKFPQAIYQRQANDTVLCIPTAPHGNQNDVYGPEACKAIEFQKHALIDLNQQAADFLAIPQYDGYQPCTTHHSAVDSKKTSSFQISSWDRMRMQDSGLYQKNQGVSAQRSCGGPIHDMSSLSLNGRIFGVNKRNVDTCHNHGKMVPFDSFLDTTQKIVPRKTGYQEPVNLTSSNLPYGEGKSEQTKNGIALPGRSFLMERASRCHPGRAGPIDMHNKETVSALHLLRLVDQAAQSGTSWDINCTGITQDSRLNHNRQSSEMHGAEVGVKNRKTQEIPSATGYCAHDQTEGGFSSPCHPFPRIGALGSLLQNENMTLSYKPLAPLGSKAVCSAELPSFCIYDMDKIDAPSASSTKYRDNKNPPSVTTNTKQIVSADQVGINRKGDQVQPLSYDPMTITCVINRNPADFSQPDEDNIYMRGND from the exons ATGGAAGTAGCAGTAAAGGAGCTCAATGCTGAAGGAAAGGAATCTGCACTTGTAACTCATGGCAAGCACGATGGAGATGAGTGCAACCATTTTACCATCCG TGGTTATGTTGCTGGTGTTCGGAAGAGAGATGCAAAGATTTGCTGGCCATTATATATGGCCGGGAATGAAAGTTCAGATGCACTTTCAAGCATGCTGCCTCCGCTACATGTTTCTAAGTTCAAGCGATGGAGTTGCCTGAACTGTCTTCATACAATTTGCGCTTCTGCTGATGTAACAGGAAGTGCAAACTTTACAAAT TCTTTTGAAACCGTCATACTTGAGGAGAGACCAGTTTCAGACTGTATTATCAAAGTCAGTCATGGTGAACATAGCCCAGTACCATATCACGGCAACAAAAATAATGAGTCCAAAACAGATGATGCGGCAAAAGAAG GATACCATGTATTCACATATAGAAATTTTAGaacggaagaaaaagaaaatcattcATGCAAGTCTATCACTGCTGTGGCTGAAGGTGAAGAATTTCAAGCAGGACAAAGCCAAAAAAGAAACATGACAAATAAGGAAAACAAGTTTAAGGCAGCTCTTCTTTTTGATGATGCTTCTCCCAAGGTTGGTGCCGAACCAAATGGAGGTATGAGGATTGGGCTTTTTGATGCAACTATAATTTTCAGAGGCACTGATCTTGCAGCATGTGAAAACAAAGATGATGAAGGGATTACTGCAAAAGGCAACATAAATATAGTGCCTGATGGCATGACCAAAGAAAGTAGAAAGTTAGTTGGGGTTGATCTCTGCATCCCAGAAGACGATGTTCTAACTACTACTGCTGCTAATCTCCCTAATTATGATTTGATGACATTAGACCAGAACAATGATGAAGCATCATATGGTAATAAGAATTTATCAGATGGCATGTATTTTAGCCGAAACCAGAAATGTGTGTCTAGCAGTTCACATAGAAAAGTGACCCAAAAAAGGGTTCTTAAGCTACGTTTGCTGGAGGACATTATGAAAAATGAAGAGTTACACATATCAAAAAAGATACATACTTTTAAAGGAAGTGCGGATACATGTGAAAAGAGCCACAAAAGATCAGATGAATGGAAATGTGAAATCCATCCTGAAGACTATAAAAAAGGCAATTTCTTCAGGCAGAATTGCAAAGTGATACCAGCGAAACCTATTAATGCTACAGAAGCTACTCACAGCAAagatgaggaaatttctctaatGCATTGGCTAAAGAAGGTTTCTAAGAAAATTGTCACTGATGATtctcaaagaaagaaaaacattGTTGGAAAAAGATATGCTGAAATCAAGCGCATAGAGAATAAGGTTGTTACATCTCCCAGTACACATAAAAAGAAGGATGCTGATCCTCTTTCAAAAGGTTCTAGAGCGAGTAAATATAGTAAAAGTTGTACTGTTGAGAAGAAAAGTAAGTTTACTCGACTAAAACCAAGTGCCCATTGCCTCAAGCCCCAACTGGAAAATTTGATATCTAAAGATGCATCGGTGAAACATGTACCTCCTGAAAATGTTTATCCTCAACTGAGAAACATAATTTCTGAAGATATTTTGCCCCCTTGTCTTGAAAATCTAGAGAGGAGTTGTGAGCAGAAGTCTAAATTCAATAGAAGGAAAAGGAAGGCGTTTCAAGTGAAGGACAGAAATCCTTCCCAAATAAACTGCTCAAAG AAACAAGTGataaagaaacaaagaaacaTGATGCCTCTTGAAAAGAAAACTGTGGATGACATTCCAATGGATATTGTTGAACTCCTAGCTAAAAACCAGCATGAAAGAAGTATGATGAATGCTGAGGTTTCTAACATGAACAAACATGAGTTGTCAATGATGAATGGAGAGTTGAGACATGGAATTTATTCAAATGTAACTGGATATTGTGGAAGCAAGTTTCCACAGGCAATATATCAGAGACAGGCCAATGATACAGTACTTTGTATTCCTACTGCTCCTCATGGTAACCAGAATGACGTGTATGGACCAGAAGCCTGCAAAGCTATCGAGTTCCAGAAACATGCCCTTATTGATCTGAACCAACAAGCTGCAGATTTTCTGGCAATTCCACAATATGATGGATACCAACCCTGTACAACTCACCATTCTGCTGTTGATTCTAAGAAAACCAGTTCTTTTCAAATTTCTTCTTGGGATAGAATGAGGATGCAAGATTCAGGATTATATCAAAAGAATCAGGGAGTTTCAGCTCAGAGATCATGTGGAGGACCTATCCATGATATGTCGTCACTATCGTTAAATGGCAGAATATTTGGAGTCAATAAAAGGAACGTTGATACTTGTCACAATCACGGGAAAATGGTTCCTTTTGATTCATTTCTTGATACAACTCAGAAGATCGTTCCTCGAAAGACTGGTTATCAGGAACCAGTGAATTTAACCAGCTCCAATCTCCCATATGGGGAAGGAAAATCCGAGCAAACAAAAAATGGAATAGCTCTACCAGGCAGATCATTTCTCATGGAACGTGCAAGTAGGTGCCATCCAGGAAGAGCAGGGCCGATAGATATGCATAACAAGGAAACAGTATCGGCGTTGCATTTGCTTAGGCTAGTTGATCAGGCAGCTCAGTCAGGTACATCATGGGATATTAATTGTACAGGAATTACCCAAGACTCCCGCTTAAATCATAATCGTCAATCCAGTGAGATGCATGGAGCAGAAGTTGGAGTTAAAAATAGAAAGACCCAGGAAATTCCATCCGCCACTGGATACTGTGCTCATGATCAAACTGAAGGTGGTTTCAGCAGCCCTTGCCATCCATTTCCTCGAATAGGTGCTCTTGGTTCTTTGCTGCAAAATGAAAACATGACTCTTTCATACAAGCCTCTGGCACCATTGGGTTCTAAAGCTGTGTGTTCTGCTGAACTGCCATCTTTCTGCATCTATGACATGGACAAAATAGATGCTCCTTCAGCCAGTAGTACAAAATACAGAGACAACAAAAACCCTCCATCTGTGACTACAAATACCAAGCAGATTGTTTCGGCTGATCAGGTTGGAATCAACAGAAAGGGTGACCAAGTCCAACCTTTGAGTTATGATCCCATGACTATAACCTGCGTTATCAATCGAAATCCTGCTGACTTCAGCCAACCTGATGAAGACAATATTTACATGCGAGGAAATGACTGA
- the LOC135601517 gene encoding DEAD-box ATP-dependent RNA helicase 35-like — MASADAPPKPPPSTVEPDDDDDDYEDYIPVKKRRAIEAQKILQRKGRPTSAGDSDAANRPQALAEAKPSLLVKASQLKRDLPEISPTEQLVQQEKEMIEHLSDRKTLMSVRELAKGITYTDPIPTGWKPPLAIRRMPARHADAIRRQWHILVEGENVPPPIKNFRDMRLPEPILKKLKEKRIVQPTPIQVQGLPVILAGRDMIGIAFTGSGKTLVFVLPLIMTALQEEVMMPIVPGEGPFGLVVCPSRELARQTYEVVEQFLVPLRDHGYPELRPLLCIGGVDMRSQLEVVKKGVHIVVATPGRLKDLLAKKKMNLDNCRYLTLDEADRLVDLGFEDDIREVFDHFKAQRQTLLFSATMPKKIQNFAKSALVKPVTVNVGRAGAANLDVIQEVEYVKQEAKIVYLLECLQKTPPPVLIFCENKADVDDIHEYLLLKGVEAVAIHGGKDQEEREYAIASFKSGKKDVLVATDVASKGLDFPDIQHVINYDMPAEIENYVHRIGRTGRCGKTGIATTFINKNQTETTLLDLKHLLQEAKQRIPPVLAELNDPMEDGDALTDASGVKGCAYCGGLGHRIRDCPKLEHQKSMAIAGSKRDYFGSGGYRGEI, encoded by the exons ATGGCCTCCGCCGACGCGCCGCCGAAGCCCCCTCCGTCCACCGTCGaacccgacgacgacgacgacgattacGAGGATTACATCCCCGTCAAGAAGCGCCGAGCCATAGAGGCCCAGAAGATCCTCCAGCGCAAGGGCCGCCCCACCTCCGCCGGGGACTCCGACGCCGCCAACCGCCCGCAGGCCCTCGCGGAGGCCAAGCCAAGCCTCCTTGTCAAGGCCTCCCAGCTGAAGCGCGATCTCCCCGAGATCAGCCCCACCGAGCAGCTCGTCCAGCAGGAAAAGGAGATGATCGAACACCTATCCGACCGCAAGACACTCATGTCCGTCCGCGAGCTGGCGAAGGGCATCACCTACACCGATCCCATCCCCACCGGGTGGAAGCCGCCGCTCGCCATACGCCGCATGCCCGCTCGCCACGCCGATGCCATCCGCCGCCAGTGGCACATCCTCGTCGAGGGCGAGAACGTGCCTCCCCCCATCAAGAACTTCCGCGACATGCGCCTCCCCGAGCCCATCCTCAAGAAATTGAAAGAGAAGAGAATCGTCCAGCCGACGCCGATCCAGGTGCAGGGACTGCCAGTGATCCTAGCGGGGCGGGATATGATCGGGATCGCGTTCACTGGCTCGGGAAAGACGCTGGTTTTTGTTCTCCCGTTGATTATGACGGCATTGCAGGAGGAGGTCATGATGCCGATCGTCCCTGGAGAGGGCCCATTTGGGCTTGTGGTATGCCCGTCGAGGGAGCTCGCGCGACAGACGTATGAGGTTGTGGAGCAGTTCCTTGTTCCGCTGCGGGATCATGGATACCCAGAGCTGAGGCCGCTGCTATGTATTGGCGGGGTCGATATGAGGTCGCAGCTGGAAGTGGTGAAGAAAGGGGTGCATATTGTTGTGGCTACTCCAGGGAGATTGAAAGATTTGCTTGCAAAGAAGAAGATGAATCTTGATAATTGCAG GTACTTGACACTGGATGAGGCTGATAGGCTGGTGGACTTGGGCTTTGAGGATGACATACGGGAGGTTTTTGACCATTTTAAAGCCCAAAGACAAACCCTACTCTTCTCTGCTACCATGCCAAAGAAGATCCAAAACTTTGCAAAAAGTGCTCTGGTGAAACCTGTGACAGTCAACGTGGGAAGAGCCGGAGCAGCAAACCTTGATGTCATTCAAGAGGTTGAGTATGTGAAACAAGAGGCTAAAATTGTATATCTTCTTGAATGCCTCCAAAAGACACCTCCTCCTGTCTTGATTTTCTGTGAGAATAAAGCAGATGTGGATGACATTCATGAGTATCTGCTTCTTAAGGGAGTTGAGGCCGTTGCCATTCATGGTGGCAAGGACCAGGAAGAAAGAGAATATGCCATTGCATCCTTCAAATCTGGCAAGAAGGATGTATTGGTTGCTACAGATGTTGCTTCCAAGGGCCTTGATTTTCCTGACATCCAGCATGTGATCAACTATGATATGCCTGCTGAAATTGAGAATTACGTCCATCGGATCGGCCGAACCGGAAGGTGTGGCAAAACAGGAATAGCAACAACATTCATAAACAAGAACCAAACAGAGACGACACTCCTCGACTTGAAGCACCTCTTGCAAGAAGCAAAACAAAGAATTCCGCCAGTATTGGCAGAGCTTAATGACCCGATGGAAGATGGTGATGCTCTTACTGATGCTAGTGGAGTAAAAGGTTGTGCATACTGTGGTGGGCTTGGTCATCGTATCCGAGACTGCCCAAAACTGGAGCATCAGAAATCCATGGCTATTGCTGGTTCTAAAAGGGACTACTTTGGTTCAGGAGGCTATAGGGGCGAAATATGA